In Asanoa sp. WMMD1127, one genomic interval encodes:
- a CDS encoding PH domain-containing protein: MGELGLHPPRHRVAPRAVAWWTLRGVIGGAAPIAAGLIVFTFVESWRAWLGPLLVALAVIIVAHAAVVPTWRYRVHRWEATDDAVYALSGWFVREWRVAPLSRVQTVDATRGPLQRLLGLATVTVTTASASGPVQLVALPDAEATEVAAALTATVNRTAGDAT; the protein is encoded by the coding sequence ATGGGGGAACTCGGACTGCATCCACCACGTCACCGGGTCGCGCCACGGGCGGTCGCCTGGTGGACGTTGCGCGGGGTGATCGGCGGCGCCGCACCGATCGCCGCGGGCCTGATCGTCTTCACCTTCGTCGAGTCGTGGCGCGCGTGGCTCGGCCCGCTGCTCGTCGCGCTGGCGGTAATCATCGTGGCGCACGCGGCCGTGGTGCCGACCTGGCGCTACCGGGTGCACCGCTGGGAGGCGACCGACGACGCCGTCTACGCGCTGTCGGGCTGGTTCGTCCGGGAGTGGCGGGTCGCGCCGCTGTCCCGGGTCCAGACCGTCGACGCCACCCGCGGCCCGCTGCAACGGCTGCTCGGGCTGGCGACCGTCACGGTGACCACCGCGTCCGCCAGCGGGCCGGTGCAGCTCGTCGCCCTGCCCGACGCGGAGGCGACGGAGGTCGCGGCCGCGCTCACCGCCACCGTCAACCGCACGGCCGGCGACGCGACATGA